The following nucleotide sequence is from Citrus sinensis cultivar Valencia sweet orange chromosome 6, DVS_A1.0, whole genome shotgun sequence.
ttatgttttttgttctaaattaatttgttagttCCTATCATTAAAACGCAAATATTAAacatgatttttccttttttgtgaAGGATGAACGTTTATATAGCATTcagttttgtaaaattttaaatcaacttaaaactttaattatataaacatgtaattttttaatagacatatatattttttaatatcaatacaTAATAGTATCTATGCATATGAGTGCAAACtatttataagataattttatGCCGGCTACACTGATACACAATAGGCACTCTGACAGCTAATACTTTGATGGGTGAAGGTTATGATCGCATCAATGATGAAATAACAAAGAACAGATCAATAACTAACAATTATTCTATTACACCTTTGTTATGATCAAGTAATATGAAGtacaaacataaattaaaatcccCCTTAATTAactaggatttgggtctcaaACACAGTAGAAACCAGCAAAGGAGACCTCAATGACACAAGGCAAATGCTTGCAACACATTTATGATTATGAACCACAAACGCTGTTACAGGAAAAGCATCAGCCCAAACAATTACCTCAGAATTTCAATCATGAGGCCTGAAAGCTAGCAAAATGAAGGAAACGGACACTCAAAATCTATCTGGGGACAAAAGTAACCAAAAAACTAAAACTGGAATTGATCAATTTCCACCTTTCTAACCATTTTCGTTAACTCTTGCCGCAATTACATATCCAGTAACTTGTATCCTATGTATATATAACATACATGGCACTAATATTTGCAGCATCAACATTTAATACACGAGAATGCAAGCGTGTCCTGTAACCGATCAACCCTCATATACAGTTTGAGCtgctttttaaaatcaagaagCCCAAAGACCATTGACCAAGCTGGAGGCAATTTGTAAACAAAGGTTATGAGCCATAAGCAGATGCCGTCAGTACCTTCCGTGGCCCAGAAACCTCGTGAGTGCCAGCTGGCTTGTTGGATAATCGACGTCTGTACCGTTTGAGAACAGATGCCAAATTCTCTTTCCCTTTCGGAAAGGCCACATCCCCAGCAGCAGTGCCTGTTCGACCCTTCCGACAAGATATTGCATTTTCCACGTCCTTGATAAGGTCTAGGAGCATTGCTGCAGTTGTGCATTTCCCTTTTGCTGGTTTCACAGCAGGAGGCAACATGCCATTTGAAAGAGGAGGGCTTGACTTCTGATGCACCGCAGGGATTTGAAGGCAAAAGCATGCCGACATTGGAGAACGAGGTCTTGAAAATGCCAAATCTATGACACCCTGTAAAATGTTATCGAAAAAGCAATACCGTCAAACTCCTCAAACCAGAAGACATAAGTAATGATAAATGATTCCAGTGTTCATGCTTCGTAGTTTGTACAAATCAAATAAGGGTACAAATTAGTTTTCCTAATAAAACCCAAAACACAAATCTCAAGAAGTCTTAATCATAATTTGGCTATAATATTCCTAAAATGATAATGACTCAAATGAAATTTCCCTGAGTGCAAACTTCATCATGTAAAATCCTCCTATGTGGAGCCATGAATGATAGATAATCCTATTCAACAAAATAACAGAATATAACCTGTCATATTTAGTCAACCAGTAACCAAAACAATCATCTTACCACAGAAGCAATGGGCACTTGAAGCATATACTAGTCAGTTAAATAGATAAGcagctttaaaaatttaccTGAAGACGATTCAATACGTAAGTATATTTTCCCCACAGTTCAGGCCGGCTCTCCATGAGGGAAAGATTAAGAATCCGGTGAATGCACCATACTCCGAAGCTTAATATCAAGTCCACTTTCCATATACAGCCATCTCCACAGTGAGGAACCGAGGAGACCATGAAGTTGGTAAAACTTGCCTCATCATTCTTCAGTGTGGAACCAAGCTTCCTTTCATAAGTCAAATAGTGAGATTCACCCATATGAACCACCTGGTTTTTCTCTCTAGTTTCAGCTTCATAAAGAAACTTCTCCCTAGCAGCCACTCGATCAATTAAATCTTCATCAGCTCCATCATTATGTCTAAACAACCACTCAGATCCTTCTAATTGCAAAATCTTTACAATACAAACTCTAAAAGATTGGAGAAGTTTTGCTTCTGCATCAGCAATTGAAGTAGCTTCTTGAGAAATGGCATTTGACTTACTTTTATCAACTACACCAAACTGCTCAAAAGGCTGTCTAGACCAAAGCGATCCAGCATCTAAGCCTGAACTTAACTGCATGGGGAAAGTATCTCTATAGATTTTTGATGGAGAGAGCTCATCAAACGCCAAAGTTGTTCCCGCCCTAGATCCAGGCTTCGAATACAGGGATGGTTCGTAACTTGGCCTCCCGATAGATGGCTTATATGCAATGGAACCATCCACACGAGCACCCTTATCGGACATAAATTGTTCCCTTAGGGGAACAGAAAGTCCCGATATGTCAGGCAAGCTATGGTATTTCTTTGCACTGGATGATGGTATAGAAACAGAATCAGCAGGTCCAGAAGAGGAAACATCAAAATATGATCTTTCAGATTGCAATTGAGTATTCCTAGATACTGCAAGGTTCTGCTGAAACCCAGAGGCTTGTACAGTGCTTCTTCCATTCTGCAGTTTCTGCCCCAAAGCAAAAGCAACTGAGTCCATGTAATTGGTAGGGCCCAAAGAGGGGGACTTGGGAGCTGGTGACTCCCGCTGACCATTCAAGAAATCAGAATTTCTGTCCCTAGCCATTCGACTCAGATGTGCCAAGTCACAACCATGCACCGTTGCTGGCTGATAATTCCAGGAATCAGAAGATGGTGCAGTGCGCAGACTAGAGTACCGCCTCTCACCGGAGTCTTCTGAAGGAATGCCCAGACCAGAGTACCGCCTTTCACTGGAGTCTTCAGATGAAATGTGCAGACTAGAGTACCGCCTTTCACTGGAGTCTTCAGATGGAATGTGCAGACTAGAGTACCGCCTCTCACCAGAGTCTTCTAATGGAAAACGCAAACTAGAGTACCTCCTCTCACCAGAGTCTTCTGATGGAATTCGCAGACTAGAGTACCGCCTCTCACCAGAGGCTTCAGAAGGAATGCGTAAACTAGAGTACCGTCTCTCACCAGAGTCATGAACACTATGGTTGGCATTCTGCGCATATGCATCCAACAGCTGCATTTGATTGGACCACAATGACGAAGATCCCCTTTGAACTCCATATGATGAGTCCATACTATTTTGCACTCTGTGCTTGGGAGAATCATATAAACTGGAATTCAACAGAGAATCAGGCACTCTGCCTACAGTTGGGATGTATCCACTAAATTCCTTTGCCGAAGTATCGATTTTCAGAGAAGCGGGCTTTGAATCAACTCCTAGCACTAAATCCAGTTTCTTAGCCCTGGCTTCTTGAGTAATTTGCCCGTGGTAGTCATACAACTGTCCCCAAAACTCGTCCAGAACCCCAGCTAATTGGCGTCGCGCGGCACGCCCCAACCCAACTAATCTTGAAAGGCTTCCAACACTACTCCCACCATCATCACTTTTCCCACTGAGACTCCTCAATGAAGCCGGACCATCAGACATCAAGGCTGAGGTACTCTCGGGTGCATCTTTGGATGATTCTTCAGTCTCAAGCTCAGTCTCAGGCTCCCAGGAATCTgcttcatcatcatcctttTCAGTGCGTAAATCTCCTTCAACAGGAACTGTTTTCACCATTGGATCTGCCGATTTGATCTTCAAGGATTTGCCATCCAACAAATCATCGCCAGTGACATCCTTCGCCCCAGTGGTTGAGGCAGACATTGAACCTACAGCAGATGCTGATTCCTCTTGAAAACATATTGCGGGACTAGGAAATGCAATATTAGGATGGTTTTCCTCAATAGCAGCCAAACGAATTTCCTGATCAGACTCCATGATTGTCTCAGGCAAATCAAGGTCAAAATTTGTAACAGATGCATCTGGTTGACTTTCCGCAGACTTTCCCGCTGATGCAACTGATTCCCGCTTCTCTAAGGGTTCCTCGACAAGATACCTAGCTTCCTTTGAATTATCTTCCTCCCTCTCTGTAAAGGTTTCAGCTCGTTGAAATTCCCAGCTCCAGTCTGGAGCATTGTTTCTAGAACTTGCAGATCTTAAAGGGGTAGTAGCTAGCCAAAGCATCAAACAAAGTGATGTAAAAGTAGTGATGAGAAAAACAGCAAAGGGTAATGCCACAGTACCTCCCGAGTTCCATCTCAAATTACCCACCCAATCACTATTTCCAAATATCATTTCTACCATAAATATAAGCTTTAAACCTAGCATCCCCATGAATGTAATCAGTACCAAGAACTCGTGATACTGAGAAATTTTATGGACACCCATTATTTGTCTTGATGAGGCAACCCGAAAAAGTGGTATCACAGAAGATGGAAGCATTATGGCTACCATTACCTGTGTGAATATAAGCAACTGATATACCCCCTCAGCTCCTGATGTCCACACACAATAAAGAGCAGGGACTATACTAATAATTCTAATTGTAGCATGGTGGAGCCAACCAGGTATGTCCAGTCTGAGAAAATCTTGTAAGACTACTTGTCCACTGAGATTCCAATTTACCGCTATGATTTGGTTAGAAAAAAACAGAACCAATACAAAGGCAAATGGCACTACCGGGCTCCTGAACACCTGCATTTCAACAATTTGGATAGAGATCATTGGATGAGTATGTAGCAAatgataattgttattgctgcAGAAACTATATGCAAATAGCTATTTGCAAGATTGTTGAAAAGTATTAAGTAGAACTTTCTCATGAAaacgaaaaattaaaaaattaaaaattaaaaaaagaagaataaagaaaacacCTGTTCCATTAGAGACATTGCATCCTGAAAAGTAAGCAGAACAAGACCGGTACTGTAGAACAGGTTTGCCGCTGAGTTCATCAGCACATAATTCACCATATAGATGCCACTGAAGATGCATAAGATGGCAAAAAAATGGTCATGACACAAGGCACCCTTGGATATGTTCACCTGTCCCTGATGCCGCTGCAAGAATAAAGAGAGCAGAAACTTTTAGAAACTTAACAAACAAACTATATTGACTTTGAGAATCAAATAAGAATGAAACTTGATGTAGACTAGCTCCCATGTGAAGAGTATACAAAGCAGATTGATCCAAGTGTGAGCTACAGTTCAAGTGTAGTGtcaaaaaagaagagaagtcCAGAAAACCCAAGATCCAGTAAAATACCAGTAAATGGGTTACAAAGGGCACCAATCAAGGTCATTCTTAACAGCACAAAGAGTATAAATTGTGAAATATATCAGAATGCTCAATATCACAAGTTTTGAACATTTAAAGCTCTAATAGACACGACATAGTCAAATACACAATAGTGATTTCAGGATTTGAATATTTGAGTCAACAAAAGTccagagaaagaaaataagaaaagtgTCCTCTCATACATGGGATCATAAATCGATTCTATCACCAAGTCTGATCAAAACATGACAAAAATGCACAGATGGGCACATAAAAATGATGTATGAAATATGAAAAGAATGAAGGGGCATGTGCAAAAGAGAGAGCGAAGTACCCGAACAAT
It contains:
- the LOC102620923 gene encoding ethylene-insensitive protein 2; translated protein: MQSTNMDAELANSNYQSGVLYRLVPAVLPVLLISIGYVDPGKWAVIIEGGAHFGFDLVALMLVFNFAAIFCQYLSARIAVVTGKDLAQICGEEYDKWTCVFIGVQTELSVILLDLTMVLGIAHGLNLLMGVELSTCVFLAAADAILFPFFAGQLENYKAKFLWICTAGIILLSYVLGVLISQPEIPLSVNGMLTKFSGDSAFSIMSLLGASMMPHNFYLHSSIVRRHQGQVNISKGALCHDHFFAILCIFSGIYMVNYVLMNSAANLFYSTGLVLLTFQDAMSLMEQVFRSPVVPFAFVLVLFFSNQIIAVNWNLSGQVVLQDFLRLDIPGWLHHATIRIISIVPALYCVWTSGAEGVYQLLIFTQVMVAIMLPSSVIPLFRVASSRQIMGVHKISQYHEFLVLITFMGMLGLKLIFMVEMIFGNSDWVGNLRWNSGGTVALPFAVFLITTFTSLCLMLWLATTPLRSASSRNNAPDWSWEFQRAETFTEREEDNSKEARYLVEEPLEKRESVASAGKSAESQPDASVTNFDLDLPETIMESDQEIRLAAIEENHPNIAFPSPAICFQEESASAVGSMSASTTGAKDVTGDDLLDGKSLKIKSADPMVKTVPVEGDLRTEKDDDEADSWEPETELETEESSKDAPESTSALMSDGPASLRSLSGKSDDGGSSVGSLSRLVGLGRAARRQLAGVLDEFWGQLYDYHGQITQEARAKKLDLVLGVDSKPASLKIDTSAKEFSGYIPTVGRVPDSLLNSSLYDSPKHRVQNSMDSSYGVQRGSSSLWSNQMQLLDAYAQNANHSVHDSGERRYSSLRIPSEASGERRYSSLRIPSEDSGERRYSSLRFPLEDSGERRYSSLHIPSEDSSERRYSSLHISSEDSSERRYSGLGIPSEDSGERRYSSLRTAPSSDSWNYQPATVHGCDLAHLSRMARDRNSDFLNGQRESPAPKSPSLGPTNYMDSVAFALGQKLQNGRSTVQASGFQQNLAVSRNTQLQSERSYFDVSSSGPADSVSIPSSSAKKYHSLPDISGLSVPLREQFMSDKGARVDGSIAYKPSIGRPSYEPSLYSKPGSRAGTTLAFDELSPSKIYRDTFPMQLSSGLDAGSLWSRQPFEQFGVVDKSKSNAISQEATSIADAEAKLLQSFRVCIVKILQLEGSEWLFRHNDGADEDLIDRVAAREKFLYEAETREKNQVVHMGESHYLTYERKLGSTLKNDEASFTNFMVSSVPHCGDGCIWKVDLILSFGVWCIHRILNLSLMESRPELWGKYTYVLNRLQGVIDLAFSRPRSPMSACFCLQIPAVHQKSSPPLSNGMLPPAVKPAKGKCTTAAMLLDLIKDVENAISCRKGRTGTAAGDVAFPKGKENLASVLKRYRRRLSNKPAGTHEVSGPRKVLTASAYGS